Proteins encoded by one window of Cystobacter ferrugineus:
- a CDS encoding ankyrin repeat domain-containing protein: MSEELFTAIKQHDTAQVKALLTRGADPNEPQQEWPGLLPMQVAIHALADGGELDVLLALLEHGADVNAWDSERDRTPLLEAVCENQLEAVELLLNAGAEPNVRSSEGDTPLRACAEVGNVVMASLLLRAGATRTINDWGGLTGCTALGIAISRLDLPMMRLLLDAGADPEATDDDRQPTRDRLPPRDESDSQTWDAALELLGGTKGRNP; this comes from the coding sequence ATGTCGGAAGAACTCTTCACGGCGATCAAGCAACATGATACAGCCCAGGTCAAAGCGCTACTAACCAGGGGGGCCGATCCGAACGAGCCACAGCAGGAGTGGCCGGGATTGCTTCCGATGCAAGTGGCCATCCACGCACTCGCCGATGGAGGCGAACTCGATGTGCTCCTGGCGCTTCTTGAGCACGGCGCGGATGTCAACGCATGGGACTCCGAGCGGGACAGGACCCCTTTGTTGGAGGCGGTCTGCGAAAACCAGCTAGAGGCAGTTGAATTGCTCCTGAACGCGGGGGCCGAGCCCAACGTGCGGAGCAGCGAAGGAGACACACCGCTGCGGGCGTGCGCGGAGGTGGGCAATGTGGTCATGGCTTCTCTCCTCTTGAGAGCGGGGGCCACTCGGACCATCAATGACTGGGGTGGGCTGACCGGATGCACTGCGCTCGGAATTGCGATATCGCGGCTGGACCTACCGATGATGAGACTGCTTCTAGATGCGGGCGCGGATCCAGAAGCCACAGATGATGACCGCCAGCCCACCCGCGACCGCCTGCCGCCGCGCGATGAATCTGACTCCCAAACATGGGACGCCGCGCTCGAGTTGCTCGGAGGTACGAAAGGCCGCAACCCGTAA
- the tnpC gene encoding IS66 family transposase, which translates to MLEVVPRNARIRIAELEAQVAARDARIAELENEVKALTRRVAELESRLRRNSTNSSKPPSSDPPGVRRTPRKPTGRRPGGQPGHEFHKRELLPPEQVNRFIDVPAPERCARCDEKLEGGQQQVFRHQLVEIPPLTALVTELRCHALECGHCGTLNKALLTPEAAGHVFGERLSAMVGLLVGKYRLSKRLVRDALSDLLGVKLSLGAIRDREQEMSEALSAPVAQAEEYVRDQDATNLDETGWYEGKGEGGHRRAWLWVAATALVAVFRITSSRGSEVAKALLGTDFAGFLTTDRWSAYNWYDTALRQLCWSHLTRDFQGFIDRGGEGARIGQELMAERNRMFKWWHRVRDGTLARDAFERRMKEVEQKVGRLLHEAEVCAEEKTAGIAKQILRLEEAMWTFVHVEGLEPTNNFAERLIRPCVMYRKTSFGTQSPEGSRFVERILTAVTTLGLQRRNVLEYLTDLLFAHRRGLPLPSLLPFATSTQASLPV; encoded by the coding sequence ATGCTGGAGGTGGTCCCCAGAAACGCCCGCATCCGTATCGCGGAGCTGGAAGCRCAGGTGGCCGCGCGGGACGCGCGCATCGCGGAATTGGAGAATGAGGTGAAGGCGCTCACTCGCCGAGTGGCGGAGCTGGAGAGCCGTCTGAGGCGGAACTCCACCAACTCCTCCAAGCCACCGTCGTCGGACCCTCCTGGAGTAAGACGGACGCCCAGAAAGCCCACGGGGCGCCGTCCAGGTGGCCAGCCCGGCCACGAGTTCCACAAGCGGGAGCTGCTGCCGCCGGAGCAAGTCAACCGTTTCATCGACGTGCCCGCCCCGGAGCGGTGCGCCAGGTGCGACGAGAAGCTGGAAGGCGGGCAGCAGCAAGTGTTCCGGCACCAGTTGGTGGAGATACCACCGCTCACTGCGCTGGTGACCGAGTTGCGGTGCCATGCGCTGGAGTGCGGGCACTGCGGCACGCTGAACAAGGCCCTGCTCACGCCCGAAGCCGCCGGCCATGTGTTTGGTGAGCGTTTGTCGGCGATGGTGGGTCTGCTGGTGGGCAAGTACAGACTCTCCAAGCGGCTGGTTCGCGATGCGCTCTCGGACCTGCTGGGAGTGAAGCTATCGCTGGGCGCCATCCGCGACCGTGAGCAGGAGATGAGCGAAGCCTTGTCAGCCCCAGTCGCGCAGGCGGAGGAGTACGTGCGCGACCAGGACGCCACCAACCTGGACGAAACAGGCTGGTACGAGGGCAAGGGAGAGGGGGGCCACCGCCGCGCCTGGCTGTGGGTGGCAGCCACCGCGCTCGTCGCGGTATTCCGAATCACCTCCAGCCGGGGCAGTGAAGTGGCCAAGGCGCTGCTGGGGACGGACTTCGCGGGCTTCCTCACCACCGACCGCTGGAGCGCGTACAACTGGTACGACACCGCCCTGCGACAGCTGTGCTGGAGCCACCTCACCAGGGACTTCCAGGGCTTCATCGACAGGGGTGGTGAGGGGGCCCGAATCGGCCAAGAGCTCATGGCCGAGCGCAACCGGATGTTCAAGTGGTGGCACCGCGTGCGGGATGGGACGCTGGCCCGTGATGCATTCGAGCGCCGGATGAAAGAGGTAGAGCAGAAGGTGGGACGTCTGCTCCATGAGGCCGAGGTGTGTGCCGAGGAGAAGACGGCCGGCATCGCGAAGCAGATTCTCCGGCTCGAGGAGGCCATGTGGACATTCGTCCACGTGGAAGGCCTGGAGCCGACCAACAATTTCGCGGAGAGGCTCATCCGCCCTTGCGTCATGTACAGGAAGACGAGCTTCGGGACGCAGTCGCCCGAAGGTAGCCGCTTCGTGGAGCGGATTTTGACGGCCGTGACCACACTCGGCCTGCAACGACGCAATGTGTTGGAGTACCTCACTGACCTCCTCTTCGCACATCGCCGCGGGCTGCCTTTGCCTTCCCTCCTCCCATTCGCCACCAGCACTCAGGCTTCTCTTCCTGTCTGA
- a CDS encoding ISAs1 family transposase — translation MLTRLGLTFKEIVDPRASRGKRHGLGALLSLLVVGMATGRRVLRQVEALGEDLVREGTEPKGLRGAVSDTTLDRLLSQLGPEGWDEVLQQSVRTALEQGVLRQDRLAAGVVSIDGKAGESTRGQAPCEPCHTLRDEQGQEYWYPFALRAALTSSRACPVLDQMMLEGKQGEATAFPKLLGRVVEKYGEHFKYVTGDAGLTSAANARAVREAGKHYLFALKENFSRLHDVAWVALATAPVQVRVREKARGEWVERELRVTPVPETEEFPEARQWIWVRSTREREGRLPEVETRLFLTSIPSGELSGEQMLTVVRGHWGIENGPNWTADVVLEEDTASASLRGQAPVVLSWLRLLAYNLLALVRTHLPPKDGRPVSYARTQEVLYQGLLGLAVLPETLAALA, via the coding sequence ATGCTGACGCGATTGGGACTGACGTTCAAGGAGATAGTGGACCCGCGGGCCAGTCGAGGCAAGAGGCACGGGTTGGGGGCGCTCCTGTCGCTGCTGGTGGTGGGGATGGCGACGGGAAGAAGAGTGCTGCGACAGGTAGAGGCATTGGGGGAGGACCTGGTGCGCGAAGGGACGGAGCCGAAGGGGTTGAGGGGAGCGGTGTCGGACACGACGTTGGATAGACTGCTCAGTCAGCTTGGGCCCGAGGGATGGGACGAGGTGTTGCAGCAGTCGGTGCGGACAGCACTCGAGCAGGGAGTGCTGAGGCAAGACAGGCTGGCGGCGGGAGTGGTGTCGATTGACGGCAAGGCGGGGGAGAGCACGCGAGGACAAGCGCCGTGCGAGCCCTGTCACACACTCCGGGATGAGCAAGGGCAGGAGTATTGGTACCCCTTCGCGCTCCGGGCGGCGCTCACCAGCAGCAGGGCGTGCCCGGTGCTCGACCAGATGATGCTGGAAGGCAAGCAAGGAGAGGCGACGGCCTTCCCCAAACTGCTTGGGCGAGTGGTGGAGAAGTATGGCGAGCACTTCAAGTACGTGACGGGGGACGCGGGGCTGACGAGCGCGGCGAACGCGAGGGCGGTGAGAGAGGCGGGCAAGCACTACCTGTTCGCACTCAAGGAGAACTTCAGCCGGTTGCACGACGTGGCGTGGGTGGCGCTGGCGACGGCGCCGGTGCAGGTGAGAGTGAGAGAGAAGGCACGGGGCGAGTGGGTGGAAAGGGAGTTGAGAGTCACGCCCGTCCCCGAGACAGAAGAGTTTCCCGAAGCCCGGCAATGGATATGGGTGCGCAGCACGCGGGAGCGCGAGGGGCGTTTGCCCGAGGTGGAGACGCGACTGTTTCTCACCTCCATTCCCAGTGGGGAGTTGTCGGGGGAGCAGATGCTGACAGTAGTGAGAGGGCATTGGGGAATAGAGAACGGGCCGAACTGGACGGCGGACGTGGTGCTGGAGGAAGACACGGCCTCGGCCAGCCTACGGGGGCAGGCCCCCGTGGTGCTCAGTTGGCTGCGGCTGCTGGCCTACAACCTGTTGGCGTTGGTGCGCACACACCTGCCCCCAAAAGACGGCAGGCCCGTGTCCTACGCTCGCACCCAGGAAGTGCTCTACCAAGGCTTGCTGGGCCTGGCGGTGCTCCCGGAGACTCTGGCCGCACTTGCCTGA
- a CDS encoding DUF2381 family protein, which translates to MAPAARAGGSEKLSVRSLLLSEHPSHPTHRVYVKAQVVTTLRFEKAVDPDKTKMLGWEGRLEPLAVVRNKVILEPLHALGSDEAIPLVVTLVDGTEVAFLLRSRDYQDWALADQQIDVFQDRESYAAMHDALMRALDQNDALSEQLARYRQEEHSGDHALAALLTAGALEQTPFKLAGYVTGKDDAADVNATLYKGKGKAAVVFRIKNLSPEQPWSMTSARVLSVVTGQERPVAARSLPSKIGPGESGVVAIVADRSAFMEDGKLTSVFLEVYRNGGLRQAFIQLDPDLVAK; encoded by the coding sequence ATGGCGCCGGCGGCCCGGGCGGGTGGGAGTGAGAAGCTCTCTGTTCGCTCCCTCCTGCTCTCGGAGCACCCGAGCCATCCCACCCATCGCGTCTACGTGAAGGCTCAGGTCGTCACCACGCTCCGGTTCGAGAAGGCCGTGGATCCGGACAAGACGAAGATGCTCGGCTGGGAGGGCCGGCTCGAGCCTCTGGCGGTGGTTCGCAACAAGGTCATTCTGGAGCCCCTCCACGCACTCGGTTCCGACGAAGCGATCCCCTTGGTCGTGACGCTCGTGGACGGGACGGAAGTGGCCTTCCTCCTGAGATCTCGGGACTATCAAGATTGGGCCTTGGCGGACCAACAGATCGACGTGTTCCAGGACCGTGAGAGCTACGCGGCCATGCACGACGCCTTGATGCGCGCCCTCGATCAGAACGACGCCCTGTCCGAACAGCTCGCGCGCTATCGCCAGGAGGAGCACTCGGGGGACCACGCCCTGGCTGCACTGCTGACCGCGGGCGCCTTGGAGCAGACGCCGTTCAAGCTCGCGGGTTACGTGACCGGCAAGGACGACGCAGCCGACGTCAACGCGACCCTGTACAAGGGAAAGGGTAAGGCGGCGGTCGTCTTCCGCATCAAGAATCTGTCTCCAGAACAGCCTTGGAGCATGACGTCGGCACGTGTCCTGAGCGTCGTGACAGGCCAGGAGCGCCCTGTCGCCGCACGATCGCTTCCCTCCAAGATTGGCCCCGGTGAGTCGGGTGTCGTCGCCATCGTCGCGGACAGGAGCGCCTTCATGGAAGATGGCAAGCTGACCTCGGTCTTCCTTGAAGTCTATCGGAATGGTGGACTTCGGCAGGCCTTCATCCAGCTAGATCCGGACCTCGTTGCGAAGTAG